The following proteins come from a genomic window of Ailuropoda melanoleuca isolate Jingjing chromosome 2, ASM200744v2, whole genome shotgun sequence:
- the CARF gene encoding calcium-responsive transcription factor isoform X5, protein MEQSNDSLRVNHNDSEESKTDSQVYEHLTCMDSRDPSFGQNGSPRVLPITSHEADNSLTSQNIPGALTQTQTLSAEQFHLVDQNEQPIQYEFQSLGDSNAQMMIVANPSENRQVLRVIPSTQTGMAQVIIPQGQLVDVNSPQDVSEEKPSDRNLPTVRVDVLADNTSSYTLHPQASVTLPKKTVARMLEEPFLAPLQPLSSNTPMWACHLRSCEKIGDSYRGYCVSETELESVLTFHKQQTQSVWGTRQSPSPAKPATRLMWKSQYVPYDGIPFVNAGSRAVVMECQYGPRRKGFQLKKISEQDGRSCQLYKATCPARIYIKKVQKFPEYRVPTDPKIDKKIIRMEQEKAFNMLKKNLVDAGGVLRWYVQLPTKQAHQYHELEASCLPLPPSPFPVSSLEEEETAIRDENCALPSRLHPQVAHKIQELVSQGIEQVYAVRKQLRKFVERELFKPDEVPERHNLSFFPTVNDIKNHIHEVQKSLRNGDNVYNSEIIPATLQWTTDNGHILRETVTVTFAEGNSPGESINTKVETNQTRRSLSPEPAHLLSSLSSFQPKIFTQLQGLQLQPRFTSPDGSPALISVNNHPSSSPSRLLDSLESTVMNNNSLLLGQSHSLQTDTCLTPNNSIIASTMGSLPGPDQNLAAMDQLVEVGDVEDTENMEGSVHRILLGNVQTIPIQIIDSHPTISRNWNYQYFHVILEVF, encoded by the exons caTCTAACCTGTATGGACTCCAGGGATCCTTCCTTTGGACAGAATGGTTCTCCTAGAGTTTTACCCATCACCTCTCATGAAGCAGATAATTCACTCACATCACAGAATATACCTGGGGCCCTGACTCAAACACAGACTCTTTCTGCAGAACAGTTCCACCTAGTGGACCAAAATGAGCAACCTATTCAGTATGAATTCCAGTCACTGGGGGATTCTAATGCACAAATG ATGATTGTTGCCAACCCATCAGAAAACCGACAGGTGCTGCGTGTAATTCCATCTACCCAGACAGGAATGGCACAAGTGATTATACCTCAGGGGCAGCTTGTGGATGTGAATAGTCCTCAGG ATGTCTCTGAAGAGAAACCCAGTGATAGAAATTTACCAACTGTAAGAGTGGATGTTCTAGCGGATAATACCAGTAGTTATACTCTTCATCCACAAGCATCTGTCACATTGCCCAAAAAGACAGTGGCCAG AATGCTTGAAGAACCCTTTCTGGCTCCTCTCCAGCCACTTTCTTCTAATACACCTATGTGGGCCTGCCATCTTAGAAGCTGTGAG AAAATTGGAGATTCATACCGTGGCTACTGTGTAAGTGAGACTGAATTAGAAAGTGTCCTAACATTTCATAAGCAGCAAACACAGAGTGTTTGGGGTACCCGCCAATCTCCAAGCCCAGCCAAGCCAGCTACACGCTTGATGTGGAAATCTCAGTATGTCCCATATGATGGAATCCCATTTGTCAATGcag GGAGTAGAGCCGTGGTAATGGAGTGTCAGTATGGGCCAAGGAGAAAAggtttccagttaaaaaaaatcagtgagcaGGACGGCAGGTCTTGTCAGCTCTACAAAGCCACTTGTCCAGCCCg GATTTACATTAAAAAGGTACAGAAGTTTCCTGAATATAGAGTTCCTACAGACCCCAAAATTgacaagaaaataatcagaatggAGCAGGAAAAAGCCTTTAACATGCTAAAGAAGAATTTGGTAGATGCTGGCGGTGTTCTTAG GTGGTATGTACAGTTACCTACAAAGCAAGCTCATCAGTATCACGAATTAGAGGCTTCCTGCCTCCCTTTGCCACCTTCCCCATTTCCTGTGTCTTCTCTTGAAGAAGAGGAAACTGCAATTAGGGATGAGAATTGTGCATTACCCTCACGTCTACATCCTCAAGTAGCACATAAGATTCAAGAATTAGTGTCACAGGGAATAGAACAAGTATATGCAGTAAGGAAACAGCTAAG AAAATTTGTAGAAAGAGAACTATTTAAACCTGATGAGGTACCTGAGAGACataatttgtccttttttccaactgtaaatgatattaaaaatcaCATCCATGAGGTACAGAAATCCTTGAGAAATGGAGATAATGTGTATAACTCAGAGATCATTCCAGCAACG CTTCAGTGGACTACAGATAATGGGCATATTCTCAGAGAGACTGTGACAGTTACCTTTGCAGAAG GAAATTCACCAGGGGAATCAATTAACACTAAAGTGGAAACAAATCAGACAAGGCGTTCTTTGTCTCCAGAGCCAGCCCACTTGCTTTCTTCGCTTTCCTCATTtcagccaaaaatatttacacaACTACAG GGTTTGCAGTTGCAACCAAGATTCACTTCTCCTGATGGATCACCGGCTCTGATATCAGTAAATAACCACCCTTCCTCCAGTCCTTCAAGACTTCTGGATTCATTAGAAAGTACTGTAATGAATAATAATTCTCTACTGCTTGGTCAAAGTCATAGTCTTCAAACAGATACATGCCTAACCCCAAACAATAGCATTATTGCCTCTACCATGGGTAGCCTTCCAGGACCAGATCAAAATCTGGCCGCAATGGACCAGCTGGTGGAAGTTGGAGATGTTGAGGATACAGAGAATATGGAAGGAAGCGTTCATCGGATTCTGCTGG